The Thiothrix subterranea genome has a segment encoding these proteins:
- the tadA gene encoding tRNA adenosine(34) deaminase TadA, translating into MKESLLLAQSDAPVNTSSDEHWMRHALTLARNAWQQGEVPVGAVIVRDGEILAEGWNQPITRHDPSAHAEMLALRLAGQVAGNYRLPNTTLYVTLEPCLMCVGAMLHARVERVVFGAYDPKTGAAGSAFDLLQHPRHYHKIAAVQGGVLQEECATLLQAFFRERRAVAALAKPAPE; encoded by the coding sequence ATGAAAGAATCTCTGCTATTAGCCCAAAGCGATGCTCCAGTGAATACCTCGTCAGACGAACACTGGATGCGTCACGCTCTAACCCTTGCCCGCAATGCATGGCAGCAAGGTGAAGTCCCCGTCGGTGCGGTCATTGTGCGCGATGGTGAAATCCTCGCCGAAGGCTGGAATCAACCCATCACCCGCCACGACCCTTCCGCTCACGCCGAAATGCTGGCGTTGCGTTTGGCAGGTCAAGTAGCAGGCAATTACCGCCTACCCAACACCACCCTCTACGTAACGCTCGAACCTTGCCTAATGTGCGTCGGCGCAATGCTACACGCACGGGTAGAGCGAGTGGTATTCGGTGCGTATGACCCAAAAACTGGCGCGGCTGGCAGTGCTTTCGACCTGCTGCAACACCCGCGCCATTACCACAAGATCGCGGCAGTGCAGGGCGGGGTATTGCAGGAAGAATGCGCTACCTTGTTGCAGGCATTCTTCCGCGAAC
- a CDS encoding antitoxin: MPQTARLFMSGRSQAVRLPKQFRFQGNEVFIRRVGDQIILSPKPASWDDFFNDTQRPTADFMAERVDLPPQERVLF, from the coding sequence ATGCCGCAAACAGCTAGATTATTCATGTCAGGGCGTAGCCAAGCGGTACGCCTACCCAAACAATTCCGCTTTCAAGGCAATGAAGTCTTTATTCGGCGAGTAGGCGATCAAATCATCCTCTCACCCAAGCCCGCAAGTTGGGATGATTTTTTCAACGACACGCAACGTCCTACCGCCGATTTCATGGCTGAACGGGTAGATTTGCCACCGCAAGAACGGGTGTTGTTTTGA
- the vapC gene encoding type II toxin-antitoxin system tRNA(fMet)-specific endonuclease VapC, translating into MKRYMLDTDTSSYIIKNRPEQVAKRFRTLKMEQICISIITYAELLYGVERSSSERVNRPIIENFVAHLDVLDWDKDAADHYSRVRAQLERSGTPIGGMDMQIGSHALSQGIILVTNNTRHFERIIGLQLETWV; encoded by the coding sequence ATGAAACGTTACATGCTAGACACCGATACCAGCAGCTACATCATTAAAAATCGCCCAGAGCAAGTCGCCAAGCGTTTCCGCACCCTAAAAATGGAACAAATCTGCATTTCCATCATTACCTACGCAGAATTGCTCTACGGTGTGGAACGCTCATCCTCAGAACGGGTAAACCGCCCCATTATCGAAAATTTCGTCGCACATCTGGATGTATTGGATTGGGATAAAGACGCAGCCGACCACTATTCCCGCGTTCGCGCCCAACTGGAGCGAAGCGGCACGCCCATCGGCGGTATGGATATGCAAATCGGTAGTCATGCCCTCAGCCAAGGCATTATTTTAGTCACCAACAATACGCGGCACTTTGAACGGATTATCGGTCTGCAACTCGAAACGTGGGTGTAA
- the tilS gene encoding tRNA lysidine(34) synthetase TilS, translating to MGSLRNSLVAFFQRYPAASYWIGFSGGLDSHVLLHACASLRGQYPHLRFRALHIDHGLQAMSAAWAAHCREVCTVLEIPLVVEALELVIPAGASVEAVARTARYAAFLQHLQAGEIVLTAHHQNDQAETLLLHLLRGSGVDGLAAMPEIRPFASGALGRPLLGCSRAELAAYAKQHELNFINDPSNQDSRFDRNFLRNQVMPLLEQRWPAAGKTLARAARLQGESRQLLAGFLREKLPSLQGTKPDTLSVSRLLTLDGAMQKAVLREWLTQGGFRLPEEKKLRQVLCDVLQARADATPCVRWNGCEIRRYRDDVYAMSPLSAHDPQQVLVWETREPLVIASLGRTLVAEAGYPEVVTVRFRQGGESVYLPERGGHHSLKHLLQEWGVPPWERERLPLVYVGERLIGLHPRFELQTDNPFKVPRIVGD from the coding sequence TTGGGCAGTTTGAGGAATAGTTTAGTCGCGTTTTTTCAACGGTATCCAGCCGCTAGTTATTGGATTGGGTTCAGTGGCGGGCTGGATTCGCATGTTTTACTTCATGCTTGTGCAAGTCTGCGCGGGCAATATCCTCACCTTAGGTTTCGTGCGCTGCACATTGATCACGGTTTGCAGGCCATGTCTGCGGCATGGGCGGCACATTGCCGTGAGGTGTGCACGGTTTTGGAAATACCGCTGGTGGTGGAAGCCTTGGAATTGGTGATTCCGGCGGGAGCAAGTGTGGAAGCGGTGGCGCGGACGGCACGGTACGCGGCTTTCCTGCAACACTTGCAGGCAGGTGAAATTGTGTTGACGGCGCATCATCAGAACGATCAGGCGGAAACCTTGTTGCTGCATTTGCTGCGCGGGAGTGGCGTAGATGGGTTGGCAGCGATGCCGGAAATTCGACCATTTGCATCCGGGGCGTTGGGGCGACCGCTGTTGGGATGCAGTCGGGCGGAATTGGCGGCCTATGCCAAACAGCATGAGCTGAATTTCATAAACGACCCCAGTAATCAAGACAGCCGTTTTGATCGTAATTTTTTACGTAATCAGGTGATGCCACTATTGGAACAACGTTGGCCTGCGGCGGGTAAGACCTTGGCGCGGGCGGCGCGGTTACAAGGCGAAAGCCGTCAGTTGTTGGCAGGTTTTTTGCGTGAGAAATTGCCGAGTTTGCAAGGTACTAAGCCGGATACGTTATCCGTTAGCCGATTGTTGACGCTGGATGGGGCGATGCAAAAAGCGGTGTTGCGCGAATGGTTGACACAGGGTGGTTTTCGTTTGCCGGAGGAGAAAAAGCTGCGTCAAGTGTTGTGTGATGTGTTGCAGGCGCGGGCGGATGCTACGCCATGTGTACGGTGGAATGGCTGCGAAATTCGCCGTTATCGGGATGATGTGTATGCAATGTCGCCGTTGTCTGCGCATGACCCCCAGCAGGTGTTGGTGTGGGAGACGCGAGAGCCGTTGGTGATTGCATCGTTGGGGCGCACCTTGGTGGCGGAGGCGGGGTATCCTGAAGTTGTCACGGTACGTTTTCGGCAAGGGGGAGAGAGCGTGTATTTGCCAGAGCGTGGCGGGCATCATAGCCTTAAGCATTTGTTGCAAGAGTGGGGTGTGCCGCCGTGGGAGCGGGAGCGGCTGCCGTTGGTGTATGTGGGGGAGCGGTTGATCGGCTTACACCCACGTTTCGAGTTGCAGACCGATAATCCGTTCAAAGTGCCGCGTATTGTTGGTGACTAA
- a CDS encoding acetyl-CoA carboxylase carboxyltransferase subunit alpha, with amino-acid sequence MNPDFLDFEQPIAELQAKIEELRYVGDAEINLSEEIGKLEEKAASLTRSIFSKLTPRQISQLARHPKRPYTLDLIRYLFTDFKELHGDRAFADDKAIIGGMARFRGQSVMVIGHQKGRDTNENIKRNFGMPRPEGYRKALRLMHMAEKFQLPIITFIDTPGAYPGIGAEERGQSEAIARNLYEMAKLRTPIICTVVGEGGSGGALAIGVGDRVMMLQYATYSVISPEGCASILWKSAEKAADAADAMGITADRLKSLGLIEQIIPEPLGGAHRDMEAAAQHIGEALDANLRNLKTMNIDKLLDQRYQRIMGFGQFEE; translated from the coding sequence ATGAACCCGGATTTTCTGGATTTTGAACAACCGATCGCCGAATTACAGGCGAAGATCGAAGAGCTGCGTTACGTCGGTGACGCTGAAATTAACCTGAGCGAAGAGATTGGCAAGCTGGAAGAAAAAGCTGCCTCGTTGACCCGTTCCATTTTTTCCAAACTGACCCCGCGTCAGATTTCGCAGCTTGCGCGGCACCCAAAACGCCCGTATACGCTGGATTTAATCCGTTATTTATTCACCGATTTCAAAGAGTTGCATGGTGATCGTGCCTTTGCAGATGATAAGGCGATTATTGGCGGCATGGCACGGTTTCGCGGTCAGTCTGTCATGGTCATCGGGCATCAGAAAGGGCGCGATACCAACGAAAATATCAAACGCAATTTTGGTATGCCGCGCCCGGAAGGGTATCGCAAGGCTTTGCGTTTGATGCACATGGCAGAAAAATTCCAACTGCCGATCATTACCTTTATCGACACGCCCGGCGCATACCCCGGTATCGGCGCGGAAGAGCGCGGTCAAAGTGAAGCGATTGCCCGCAATTTGTACGAGATGGCGAAATTGCGTACCCCGATTATTTGTACCGTGGTGGGCGAAGGCGGTTCGGGCGGTGCATTAGCCATTGGGGTGGGCGACCGGGTGATGATGTTGCAATACGCGACATACTCGGTGATTTCGCCGGAAGGTTGCGCGTCGATCTTGTGGAAAAGTGCGGAAAAAGCGGCGGATGCTGCCGATGCAATGGGCATTACGGCGGATCGTCTGAAATCACTGGGGTTGATTGAGCAGATTATTCCTGAGCCATTGGGCGGGGCGCACCGTGATATGGAAGCGGCGGCGCAACATATCGGCGAGGCGCTCGATGCTAATCTGCGCAATTTGAAGACCATGAATATCGACAAATTGTTGGATCAGCGTTACCAGCGCATTATGGGCTTTGGGCAGTTTGAGGAATAG
- a CDS encoding ferredoxin--NADP reductase, translated as MTGIIRTTWHNAEVLSNQRWTERLLTLRIRTEALPFTAGQFVTLRLPIPTADGTELVAKSYSLINAPDEEALEIFYNIVPNGKLSNALAQLQPGDSLEISQPAKGFFVLDEIPAVPNLWMIATGTGLGPYLSILKTPQPWQRFQKIVLVHGVPLVNELAYADLIQTFATQYPEQFRFISCVTREANAHGLEGRITTHLESGTLEQTAGTTITADDTHVMLCGNHNMLNDMKALLGNRGMQRHLRHKPGHITTEQYF; from the coding sequence ATGACCGGAATCATTCGCACCACCTGGCACAACGCTGAAGTACTAAGCAATCAACGCTGGACTGAGCGTTTATTGACCTTGCGTATTCGCACCGAAGCGCTACCGTTTACAGCGGGTCAATTCGTCACTTTGCGACTGCCTATCCCCACCGCAGACGGTACGGAGCTAGTGGCGAAATCCTACTCGCTAATCAATGCGCCTGATGAAGAAGCGTTGGAAATTTTCTACAATATCGTTCCCAACGGCAAACTCTCTAACGCTTTGGCGCAATTGCAGCCGGGTGATAGCCTCGAAATTTCGCAACCTGCCAAAGGCTTTTTCGTGTTGGATGAAATCCCCGCTGTGCCAAATCTATGGATGATTGCCACAGGTACAGGTTTAGGGCCTTATTTGTCGATCCTCAAAACCCCACAGCCTTGGCAGCGTTTCCAGAAAATCGTGTTGGTACACGGTGTACCGTTGGTGAATGAGTTGGCGTATGCTGATTTGATCCAAACGTTTGCTACACAATACCCTGAACAATTCCGTTTTATTAGCTGTGTGACTCGCGAAGCCAATGCGCACGGGCTGGAAGGGCGTATTACCACTCACCTAGAATCTGGCACATTGGAACAAACGGCAGGCACAACCATTACCGCCGACGATACCCACGTCATGCTGTGCGGCAACCATAATATGCTCAATGATATGAAAGCCTTGCTGGGCAATCGCGGGATGCAGCGCCATTTGCGCCACAAGCCGGGGCATATCACCACAGAACAGTATTTTTAA
- a CDS encoding NAD(P)/FAD-dependent oxidoreductase, with translation MIRITELRLPLEYPADALSVAIAERLGIATADLLSFSVFKRGYDARKRDAIVLVYTIDAVLPDEATLLAKFADDPHVKIAPDTTYRFVAHVQEAPAIRPVVVGFGPCGLMAGLVLAQMGLRPIILERGKKVRERTKDTWALWRKNQLDPESNVQFGEGGAGTFSDGKLYSQIKDPKHYGRKVLTEFVKAGAPEEILYVSKPHIGTFRLVKMVENMRAQIEALGGEIRFQQQVTDVLIEAGQVRGLTLESGEQLRTDQVIMALGHSARDTFAMLHERGVFMEQKPFSLGFRIEHPQTLIDQARFGKHAGNELLGAADYKLVHHAKNGRSVYSFCMCPGGQVVAATSEVGRVVTNGMSQYSRAERNANAGIVVGITPSDYPGNPLAGMEFQRQWESRAYELGGHDYSAPGQLVGDFLKGRASTQLGSVEPSYQPGVHLTDLATSLPGYAIEAIREALPAFERQIKGFSMYDAVLTGVETRTSSPLRMTRGEDLQSLNVKGLFPAGEGAGYAGGILSAGVDGIRVAEALATQMLEAHHDRNHSHHLAQR, from the coding sequence ATGATACGTATCACCGAATTGCGCCTGCCGCTGGAATACCCCGCCGATGCCCTGTCTGTGGCGATTGCCGAACGTTTAGGCATTGCGACGGCTGACCTGTTAAGTTTTAGCGTTTTCAAACGCGGTTACGATGCCCGCAAGCGTGACGCGATTGTGTTGGTTTACACCATAGACGCTGTGCTGCCTGATGAAGCTACGCTATTGGCTAAGTTTGCCGATGACCCTCACGTTAAAATTGCCCCTGATACCACTTACCGTTTTGTGGCGCATGTGCAAGAAGCACCCGCTATTCGCCCTGTTGTCGTCGGTTTTGGCCCGTGTGGTTTGATGGCAGGTTTGGTGTTGGCGCAAATGGGCTTGCGCCCGATTATTCTGGAACGTGGCAAAAAAGTCCGCGAACGTACCAAGGATACCTGGGCGTTATGGCGTAAAAATCAGCTTGATCCCGAATCGAATGTGCAATTCGGCGAAGGCGGTGCTGGTACATTTTCCGATGGCAAACTCTACAGCCAGATCAAAGACCCCAAGCACTACGGGCGCAAAGTTTTAACCGAATTCGTCAAAGCGGGCGCTCCCGAAGAAATCCTCTATGTTAGCAAACCGCACATTGGCACCTTCCGTCTGGTGAAAATGGTGGAAAACATGCGGGCGCAGATTGAAGCTTTGGGCGGTGAAATCCGTTTTCAGCAGCAAGTGACCGATGTTTTGATCGAAGCCGGTCAGGTGCGTGGCTTGACGCTAGAGAGTGGGGAGCAACTGCGTACCGATCAAGTGATTATGGCCTTGGGGCATAGTGCGCGGGACACGTTTGCGATGTTGCATGAGCGCGGTGTGTTTATGGAACAGAAGCCGTTTTCGCTCGGTTTTCGGATTGAACACCCGCAAACGCTGATTGATCAGGCACGGTTTGGCAAACATGCAGGCAATGAATTGCTGGGTGCGGCGGATTATAAGCTGGTGCATCACGCCAAAAATGGGCGCTCGGTGTACAGTTTTTGCATGTGTCCGGGTGGGCAAGTGGTGGCGGCAACCTCTGAAGTTGGGCGGGTTGTCACCAATGGCATGAGCCAATATTCGCGGGCAGAACGCAACGCCAACGCGGGCATAGTGGTCGGCATTACCCCAAGTGATTACCCCGGCAACCCGCTGGCAGGGATGGAATTTCAACGCCAATGGGAATCCCGCGCTTACGAATTGGGCGGTCACGATTATTCTGCACCGGGGCAATTGGTAGGCGATTTTCTCAAGGGCAGAGCATCGACGCAATTGGGTTCTGTCGAGCCATCGTATCAGCCCGGTGTGCATTTGACCGATTTGGCAACCAGTTTGCCGGGTTACGCGATTGAAGCGATTCGGGAAGCGTTGCCTGCCTTTGAACGGCAAATCAAGGGCTTTTCGATGTATGACGCGGTATTAACCGGGGTGGAAACGCGCACGTCTTCGCCACTGCGCATGACGCGCGGTGAGGATTTGCAAAGCCTAAACGTTAAAGGGCTTTTTCCGGCTGGCGAAGGCGCGGGTTATGCTGGCGGAATTCTCTCGGCAGGCGTGGATGGTATCCGCGTCGCTGAGGCATTAGCTACCCAAATGCTGGAGGCTCACCATGACCGGAATCATTCGCACCACCTGGCACAACGCTGA
- the csrA gene encoding carbon storage regulator CsrA, producing MLILTRRVGETLMIGDNISVTVLGVKGNQVRLGINAPKDVAVHREEIFERIRHEHLEPVAIEENAN from the coding sequence ATGTTGATTCTAACACGGAGGGTAGGGGAAACCCTCATGATTGGGGATAATATCAGCGTTACGGTTTTAGGGGTAAAAGGTAATCAAGTTCGCTTGGGAATCAATGCACCGAAAGATGTTGCCGTACATCGCGAAGAAATCTTTGAACGCATTCGGCACGAACACCTTGAGCCGGTCGCGATTGAAGAAAATGCAAATTAA
- a CDS encoding aspartate kinase, producing the protein MALIVQKYGGTSVGTPERIEAVADRVIRWKQQGNDVIVVVSAMSGETNKLVALINAINPQGSEREKDAILSTGEQVTIGLLAMALEKKGQPARSYTGAQVRILTDDAYTKARIRDIDAEPIRKDLAEGKVVVVAGFQGVTEDGSITTLGRGGSDTTGVALAVALKADECQIYTDVDGVYTTDPRVEPKARHIPRLTLEEMLEMASQGSKVLQIRSVEFAYKYDMPIRVLSSFDEFGQGKSTLVTREEEVMEEVSVRGIAFNRDEAQLTVTGVPDRPGVAYQILGPISDANIEVDMIVQNIGSDGSTDFTFTVHKNDYAKARDILCKTGETLGAKQCTGDENIAKVAIVGAGMRSHAGVASKMFKTLADEGINIRMISTSEIKVAVVVDEKYLELAVRVLHQAFGLAQTAA; encoded by the coding sequence ATGGCACTGATCGTACAGAAATACGGCGGTACATCGGTTGGCACACCTGAGCGTATTGAGGCTGTGGCTGACCGGGTAATCCGCTGGAAACAACAGGGCAATGATGTGATCGTGGTGGTTTCCGCGATGTCGGGTGAAACCAATAAACTGGTCGCGCTCATCAACGCCATTAACCCACAAGGTTCGGAGCGCGAAAAAGACGCGATTCTGTCCACCGGCGAACAAGTCACGATTGGCTTGCTGGCAATGGCGTTGGAAAAGAAAGGCCAGCCTGCGCGTTCTTACACCGGGGCGCAGGTACGCATCTTGACTGATGATGCTTATACCAAAGCGCGGATTCGCGACATTGACGCCGAGCCAATCCGTAAAGATTTGGCGGAAGGCAAAGTGGTGGTGGTAGCAGGTTTCCAAGGTGTGACCGAAGATGGCAGCATTACCACCTTAGGGCGCGGCGGTTCGGATACCACGGGCGTGGCTTTGGCAGTGGCATTAAAAGCTGACGAATGCCAGATTTACACCGACGTGGATGGCGTTTACACCACCGACCCGCGTGTCGAACCCAAAGCGCGTCACATTCCGCGCCTGACCTTGGAAGAAATGCTGGAAATGGCCAGCCAAGGCTCCAAGGTGCTGCAAATTCGTTCGGTTGAATTTGCCTACAAATATGATATGCCTATCCGCGTGCTCTCCAGCTTTGACGAATTTGGTCAGGGCAAAAGCACGCTGGTCACTCGTGAGGAAGAAGTAATGGAAGAAGTCTCAGTCCGTGGGATTGCGTTCAATCGTGATGAAGCTCAATTGACGGTAACGGGTGTACCCGATCGCCCCGGTGTTGCTTACCAGATTCTGGGGCCGATTTCGGATGCCAATATCGAAGTCGATATGATTGTGCAAAACATTGGTTCTGATGGTTCGACCGATTTCACCTTCACGGTACACAAAAACGATTACGCCAAAGCGCGTGACATTCTGTGTAAAACCGGCGAAACCTTGGGCGCAAAGCAATGCACAGGCGATGAAAATATTGCCAAGGTAGCCATTGTGGGCGCAGGAATGCGTTCTCATGCGGGCGTTGCCAGCAAAATGTTCAAAACATTGGCAGACGAGGGCATTAATATCCGCATGATTTCCACGTCGGAAATTAAAGTGGCGGTCGTTGTCGATGAGAAATATTTGGAACTCGCTGTGCGGGTGTTGCATCAAGCGTTTGGCTTAGCGCAAACAGCCGCTTAA
- the alaS gene encoding alanine--tRNA ligase: MNTAELRQHFLDFFASKGHEILPSSSLIPGNDPTLLFTNAGMVQFKDVFLGDDIRAYNRATTSQRCVRAGGKHNDLENVGYTARHHTFFEMLGNFSFGDYFKHDAIQYAWEFLTEVLKLPKGKLWVTVYADDDEAYNIWAQQIGVPTDRITRIGDNKGARYASDNFWQMGDTGPCGPCTEIFYDHGEHIWGGPPGTPEEDGDRYIEIWNLVFMQYERTKDGEMRPLPKPSVDTGMGMERLAAVMQGVHSNYEIDLFQTLLKKGTELAKNADPNSPSLKVIADHIRSCSFLIVDGVLPSNEGRGYVLRRIIRRAIRHGYKLGMEAPFFHKLVQPLVDEMGKAYPELAAAQPLVEQALEKEERRFAETLEQGMKILEEAIAGMSGDTIDGETVFKLYDTYGFPVDLTGDIARERNLKLDETGFEAAMNAQRERARAAGKFGADYGDKLDVSGATAFHGYEQLAETSTITALFRGSDAVTSLQAGDEGRIVLDHTPFYAESGGQVGDTGVLHTGDAVFRVTDTRKQGATFIHIGTLESGTLAVGANVAAEVDAERRQAIILNHSATHLMHAALRQVLGTHVEQKGSLVTPDRLRFDFSQPDPVSAEQIAEVEAIVNREIRANAATSAQVMNMEAAKQAGAMALFGEKYGDEVRVLKIGFSTELCGGCHVNRTGDIGLFKIVSEGGVAAGVRRIEAVTGANALAWLAEVTSRLDNVARLLKSNPVEVTDKLDAMLQKSRALEKELEQLKGKMASQAGSNLADQAVEVGGMRVLAAHLEGADPKSLRDTVDQLKNKLGKAVVILATVADGKVSLVAGVTKDETAKVKAGDLLGFVAAQLGGKGGGRPDMAQGGGTDVAALPTALASVQGWVAERV, encoded by the coding sequence ATGAATACTGCTGAACTCAGACAACATTTTCTCGATTTTTTCGCCAGCAAAGGCCATGAAATCCTTCCGTCCAGCTCGTTGATACCGGGCAATGACCCGACCTTGCTGTTCACCAACGCAGGCATGGTGCAATTCAAGGACGTGTTTTTGGGCGACGACATACGCGCCTATAACCGTGCGACGACTTCGCAGCGTTGCGTGCGTGCGGGCGGTAAGCACAATGACTTGGAAAATGTTGGTTACACTGCACGTCACCACACCTTTTTTGAAATGCTCGGCAACTTCAGTTTTGGCGATTATTTCAAACACGATGCGATTCAGTATGCGTGGGAATTCCTCACCGAAGTGCTGAAATTGCCCAAAGGCAAGCTGTGGGTGACGGTCTACGCGGACGACGACGAAGCCTATAACATTTGGGCGCAGCAAATCGGTGTGCCAACGGATCGCATTACCCGCATCGGCGATAATAAGGGAGCGCGTTACGCTTCCGACAATTTCTGGCAGATGGGTGATACTGGGCCGTGCGGGCCTTGCACCGAAATTTTCTACGATCACGGCGAACATATCTGGGGTGGGCCACCGGGAACACCGGAAGAGGACGGCGACCGTTACATCGAGATTTGGAACTTGGTGTTCATGCAGTATGAGCGTACCAAGGATGGCGAAATGCGTCCGCTGCCTAAGCCTTCCGTTGATACCGGTATGGGCATGGAGCGTCTGGCGGCGGTGATGCAAGGCGTTCACAGCAACTACGAAATCGACTTGTTCCAAACGCTGCTCAAAAAAGGCACGGAACTGGCGAAAAATGCCGATCCGAATAGCCCGTCATTGAAAGTAATTGCTGACCACATCCGTTCTTGCTCCTTCCTGATTGTGGATGGGGTATTGCCGTCGAATGAAGGTCGTGGTTATGTATTGCGCCGGATTATTCGCCGCGCTATCCGTCACGGTTACAAACTGGGCATGGAAGCACCGTTTTTCCACAAGCTGGTACAGCCGTTAGTGGATGAAATGGGCAAAGCTTACCCTGAGCTTGCCGCTGCCCAGCCTTTGGTCGAACAGGCGTTGGAAAAAGAAGAACGTCGCTTTGCCGAAACCCTTGAACAGGGCATGAAGATTCTGGAAGAGGCGATTGCGGGCATGTCCGGCGATACCATTGACGGCGAGACCGTGTTCAAGTTGTATGACACTTACGGTTTCCCGGTGGACTTGACGGGTGATATTGCCCGCGAACGCAACCTCAAACTGGACGAAACCGGGTTTGAAGCGGCAATGAATGCGCAACGCGAACGCGCCCGTGCTGCCGGTAAATTCGGTGCGGATTACGGCGACAAGTTGGATGTGAGTGGCGCAACGGCATTCCACGGTTACGAGCAATTGGCGGAAACGTCCACCATTACCGCGCTGTTCCGTGGTAGCGACGCGGTAACGAGCCTGCAAGCCGGTGATGAAGGGCGTATCGTGCTGGATCACACCCCATTCTATGCCGAATCCGGTGGTCAGGTGGGCGATACTGGCGTGTTGCACACGGGGGATGCAGTATTCCGCGTTACCGATACCCGCAAGCAGGGCGCAACCTTTATCCATATCGGTACGCTGGAATCCGGCACATTGGCTGTTGGCGCAAACGTTGCCGCCGAAGTGGATGCCGAACGCCGCCAAGCCATCATTCTCAACCATTCCGCCACGCACTTAATGCACGCCGCACTGCGCCAAGTATTGGGTACGCACGTTGAGCAAAAAGGCTCATTGGTGACACCTGACCGTTTGCGTTTTGACTTCTCGCAACCTGATCCCGTTTCCGCCGAGCAAATTGCTGAGGTAGAAGCCATCGTCAACCGCGAAATCCGTGCCAATGCTGCGACTTCTGCGCAAGTTATGAACATGGAAGCCGCCAAGCAAGCTGGTGCAATGGCATTGTTCGGCGAAAAGTACGGCGATGAAGTGCGTGTTTTGAAAATCGGTTTCTCCACGGAATTATGCGGCGGTTGTCACGTTAACCGTACTGGTGACATTGGCTTGTTCAAAATCGTCAGCGAAGGCGGGGTTGCCGCCGGTGTGCGCCGTATCGAAGCTGTGACTGGCGCGAATGCGCTGGCGTGGCTTGCGGAAGTAACCAGCCGTTTGGATAACGTCGCACGTTTGCTCAAATCCAATCCAGTGGAAGTGACGGACAAGCTTGACGCGATGCTGCAAAAAAGCCGCGCTCTCGAAAAGGAACTGGAACAGCTTAAAGGCAAAATGGCTTCCCAAGCCGGTTCCAACCTTGCCGATCAAGCAGTGGAAGTGGGCGGAATGCGCGTCCTCGCAGCGCATCTGGAAGGGGCTGATCCCAAATCCTTGCGCGACACCGTTGACCAGTTGAAAAACAAATTGGGCAAAGCGGTGGTGATTCTCGCCACGGTAGCGGATGGCAAAGTCAGTTTGGTGGCAGGTGTCACCAAAGACGAAACCGCCAAAGTCAAAGCCGGTGATTTGCTGGGCTTTGTGGCTGCGCAACTGGGTGGCAAAGGCGGCGGTCGCCCGGACATGGCACAAGGCGGCGGCACGGATGTGGCAGCATTGCCCACCGCGTTAGCCAGCGTACAGGGCTGGGTTGCTGAGCGCGTTTAA
- a CDS encoding regulatory protein RecX codes for MTNGRECETVAVRLLAQREHSRHELAQKVRQRCECDTISLNALLDKLQSLGYLDDARYAAAFVRSSISRGRGPQRINYELREHGVDDTTAAQALAEADVDWHDLACEQRIKKFGGEIPADYKERARQSRFLAGRGFYTDAIKAAFQ; via the coding sequence ATGACTAATGGGCGGGAATGCGAAACGGTAGCGGTGCGCTTGTTGGCGCAGCGTGAGCATTCTCGCCATGAACTCGCGCAAAAAGTGCGTCAGCGTTGCGAGTGCGATACTATCAGCTTGAACGCGCTCTTGGATAAATTGCAGTCGCTGGGTTATCTGGATGATGCCCGTTACGCGGCTGCTTTTGTCCGTTCGTCAATCTCGCGGGGGCGTGGTCCGCAGCGGATTAACTATGAATTACGCGAGCATGGCGTGGATGACACCACGGCGGCTCAGGCATTGGCAGAAGCCGATGTCGACTGGCACGATCTGGCCTGTGAACAACGGATCAAGAAATTTGGCGGGGAAATCCCGGCTGATTACAAGGAACGCGCCCGGCAATCTCGATTTCTTGCCGGGCGCGGTTTTTATACCGATGCGATTAAAGCTGCTTTCCAATGA